In one Pseudomonas sp. Bout1 genomic region, the following are encoded:
- a CDS encoding dihydrofolate reductase, producing MKKTLPLSLIAALGENRVIGVDNSMPWHLPGDFKYFKATTLGKPIIMGRKTWDSLGRPLPGRLNIVVSRQTDLALEGAEVFPSLDAAVQRAEEWAKAQGADELMLIGGAQLYAQGLEQADRLYLTRVALSPEGDAWFPEFDLSQWKLVSNLENAAEGDKPAYHFEVWEKA from the coding sequence ATGAAAAAAACTCTCCCTTTAAGCCTGATTGCAGCCCTCGGTGAAAACCGTGTAATCGGCGTCGACAACAGCATGCCCTGGCACTTGCCGGGGGATTTCAAGTATTTCAAGGCCACCACCTTGGGCAAGCCGATCATCATGGGGCGCAAGACCTGGGATTCCCTGGGTCGACCGTTGCCGGGCCGGTTGAACATTGTGGTCAGCCGTCAGACCGACTTGGCGCTGGAAGGTGCGGAAGTTTTTCCGTCCCTGGACGCGGCAGTGCAGCGGGCTGAGGAATGGGCCAAGGCGCAGGGTGCGGACGAGCTGATGCTGATCGGCGGCGCGCAGTTGTATGCGCAGGGGCTGGAACAGGCGGATCGCCTGTATTTGACGCGGGTGGCGTTGAGCCCGGAAGGCGATGCGTGGTTTCCCGAGTTTGATTTGAGCCAGTGGAAGCTGGTGTCGAATCTCGAGAATGCGGCTGAGGGTGACAAGCCGGCGTATCACTTTGAGGTTTGGGAAAAAGCCTAA
- a CDS encoding DUF2868 domain-containing protein, which produces MTALNPLHTLWLTETVRLREEHAGALEDQEANRQARSTGGDLPTRIQNRALWLAERDGLTAALARWLQGARLALILLAVVAIISGAGLAFAALGNGLVPVNVFWALGSLLGLNLILLLSWSLGLLFAGEHGASLGRLWLWLSEKLARDAKAAQLAPALLLLLQRRKLNRWAVGVLVNSLWLLALLSAMVILLTLLATRRYGFVWETTILQADTFVAVTQTLGALPALLGFNVPTVEMIRASGDAALNIESARQAWAAWLVGVLLVYGILPRLVLALLCLWRWKRGRAALSLDLNLPGYSQLRERLMPSSERLGVNDAAPEQLHHVTGGVSELQSDGALLVAIELDDQRPWPPKLAASVKDAGILDSRESRNKLLEQLSRFPPARLAIACDPRRSPDRGSLALIAELARSATATRVWLLQAPPGEALDAERLGDWHTALQQLEIPFADCAPLTWLETGHD; this is translated from the coding sequence GTGACTGCTCTGAATCCCCTGCACACACTTTGGCTGACCGAAACCGTGCGCCTGCGCGAGGAACACGCGGGCGCCCTGGAAGACCAGGAAGCCAATCGCCAGGCCCGCAGCACCGGCGGCGACTTGCCCACGCGCATTCAAAACCGTGCGCTGTGGCTGGCCGAGCGCGACGGGCTGACGGCCGCCCTGGCCCGCTGGCTGCAAGGCGCGCGCCTGGCGCTGATCCTGTTGGCGGTAGTCGCCATTATCAGCGGCGCCGGCCTGGCGTTTGCCGCGCTGGGCAACGGGCTGGTGCCAGTCAATGTGTTCTGGGCCTTGGGCAGCCTGCTGGGCTTGAACCTGATTCTGTTGTTGAGCTGGTCCCTGGGCCTGCTGTTTGCCGGTGAACACGGCGCCAGTCTCGGTCGCCTGTGGCTGTGGCTCAGTGAAAAACTCGCCCGCGACGCCAAGGCCGCGCAACTGGCGCCCGCCCTGCTGCTGTTGCTGCAACGGCGCAAACTCAATCGCTGGGCTGTGGGTGTGCTGGTCAACAGCCTGTGGCTGCTGGCCCTGCTCAGTGCCATGGTGATCCTGCTGACGCTGTTGGCCACTCGGCGCTACGGCTTCGTCTGGGAAACCACTATTTTGCAGGCCGACACCTTTGTCGCCGTCACCCAAACCCTCGGCGCCCTGCCCGCCTTACTGGGCTTCAACGTGCCCACTGTCGAGATGATCCGCGCCAGCGGCGATGCCGCCCTGAATATCGAAAGCGCCCGCCAGGCCTGGGCCGCCTGGCTGGTGGGCGTGCTGCTGGTGTACGGCATCCTGCCGCGGCTGGTCCTTGCACTGCTGTGCCTGTGGCGCTGGAAACGCGGGCGCGCCGCCTTGAGCCTCGACCTCAACCTGCCCGGCTACAGCCAACTGCGTGAACGGCTGATGCCCAGCAGCGAACGGCTTGGGGTCAACGATGCGGCGCCCGAACAGTTGCACCACGTGACCGGCGGCGTCAGTGAACTGCAAAGCGACGGCGCCCTGCTGGTGGCCATCGAACTCGACGACCAACGCCCGTGGCCGCCGAAGCTTGCGGCCAGCGTCAAGGACGCCGGCATCCTCGACAGCCGTGAATCGCGCAACAAGCTGCTGGAGCAACTTAGCCGCTTCCCGCCCGCACGCCTGGCCATCGCCTGCGACCCGCGCCGCTCGCCGGATCGCGGCAGCCTCGCGCTGATCGCCGAACTGGCCCGCAGCGCCACGGCCACCCGCGTCTGGCTGCTGCAAGCACCGCCCGGCGAAGCCCTGGACGCAGAACGCCTGGGTGATTGGCACACGGCCTTGCAACAGTTGGAGATCCCGTTCGCCGATTGCGCGCCGCTCACTTGGCTGGAGACCGGTCATGACTAA
- a CDS encoding DUF3482 domain-containing protein, with product MTKPLKLAVVGHTNVGKTSLLRTLTRDVGFGEVSHRPSTTRHVEGARLSVDGEALLELYDTPGLEDAIALLDYLERLDRPGERLDGPARLARFLEGSEARQRFEQEAKVLRQLLASDAGLYVIDAREPVLAKYRDELQVLASCGKPLLPVLNFVSSADHREPDWREALARLGLHALVRFDSVAPPEDGERRLYESLALLLENSRGQLERLILDQEAQRQARQQSAARLIAELLIDCAACRRSVVSEADVEQHAISELRKAVRQREQKCVEALLKLFGFRPQDAAASDLPLLDGRWGDDLFNPETLKQLGVRVGGGIAAGAAAGAGVDLLVGGLTLGAAALAGAIAGGALQTARSYGSRLLGKIKGQRELTVDDSVLRLLALRQRQLLKALNLRGHAAIHSIKVDTPQDKTWREGKLPEALNKARAHPQWSSLNPHPKLSQAERQEQIEALAQRLDET from the coding sequence ATGACTAAGCCCCTGAAACTCGCCGTGGTCGGCCACACCAACGTCGGCAAGACCTCGCTGCTGCGTACCCTCACGCGAGACGTCGGCTTTGGTGAAGTCTCCCATCGGCCGAGCACTACGCGGCATGTCGAAGGGGCGCGCTTGTCGGTAGACGGCGAAGCCTTGCTGGAGCTGTACGACACGCCCGGCCTCGAAGACGCCATCGCCCTGCTCGACTACCTCGAACGCCTGGATCGCCCCGGCGAACGCCTAGACGGCCCGGCACGGCTCGCGCGTTTTCTGGAAGGCAGTGAAGCCAGACAGCGTTTTGAACAGGAAGCCAAGGTGCTGCGCCAACTGCTGGCCTCGGATGCTGGCCTCTACGTAATTGACGCCCGGGAACCGGTGCTGGCCAAGTACCGCGACGAGCTGCAAGTACTGGCCAGTTGCGGCAAACCGTTGCTGCCGGTGCTCAATTTTGTCAGCAGCGCCGACCACCGCGAGCCGGACTGGCGCGAAGCCCTGGCCCGCCTCGGCCTGCACGCACTGGTGCGTTTCGACAGTGTGGCGCCGCCGGAAGACGGCGAACGCCGCCTGTATGAAAGCCTCGCCCTGCTGCTGGAAAATTCCCGTGGGCAACTGGAGCGGCTGATCCTCGACCAAGAAGCCCAGCGCCAGGCTCGCCAGCAAAGTGCTGCACGCTTGATCGCAGAATTGCTGATCGACTGCGCCGCTTGCCGGCGCAGTGTAGTCAGCGAAGCCGACGTGGAACAACACGCCATCAGCGAACTGCGCAAAGCCGTGCGCCAGCGCGAACAAAAGTGTGTGGAGGCCCTGCTTAAACTGTTCGGCTTCCGCCCGCAAGACGCCGCCGCCAGCGATTTGCCGCTGTTGGACGGGCGTTGGGGCGACGACCTGTTCAACCCCGAAACCCTCAAGCAACTGGGCGTGCGGGTCGGCGGCGGCATCGCGGCCGGCGCGGCAGCCGGTGCAGGTGTGGACCTACTGGTGGGCGGCCTCACCCTCGGCGCCGCCGCCCTCGCTGGCGCTATCGCCGGTGGCGCCCTGCAAACGGCTCGCAGCTATGGCAGCCGCCTGCTGGGCAAGATCAAGGGCCAGCGCGAACTCACCGTCGACGACAGCGTGCTGCGCCTGTTGGCCCTGCGCCAGCGGCAACTGCTCAAGGCCCTGAACTTGCGCGGGCATGCGGCGATCCACAGCATCAAGGTCGACACGCCCCAGGACAAGACCTGGCGCGAAGGCAAGCTGCCCGAAGCGTTGAACAAGGCGCGCGCCCATCCGCAATGGTCGTCCCTCAACCCGCATCCCAAACTCAGCCAGGCCGAGCGCCAGGAACAGATCGAAGCCCTGGCCCAGCGCCTGGACGAGACCTAA
- a CDS encoding phosphonate degradation HD-domain oxygenase yields MNAEQAIAEVFGLYEQHGTADYIGEPVSQIEHMSQAAQLAMAEGFDDEVVLAAFFHDIGHICGQGGENMGGYGVVSHERLGAEFLRRAGFSERMAKLVEYHVQAKRYLTFSQPDYYARLSEASRRTLGYQGGVMTAEEARAFEQDPLCAVSLRMRHWDEQAKEMHVPVLDLAVLKSKARQLLAV; encoded by the coding sequence ATGAACGCCGAACAGGCAATCGCCGAAGTCTTTGGCTTATACGAACAACACGGCACCGCCGATTACATCGGTGAGCCGGTGTCACAGATCGAGCACATGTCCCAGGCCGCGCAGTTGGCCATGGCCGAAGGCTTCGATGATGAAGTGGTGTTGGCAGCGTTCTTCCACGATATCGGGCATATCTGCGGCCAAGGTGGCGAGAACATGGGCGGTTACGGCGTGGTCAGCCATGAACGGCTGGGCGCCGAATTTCTGCGCAGGGCGGGCTTCAGCGAGCGCATGGCCAAGCTGGTGGAATACCACGTGCAGGCCAAGCGTTACCTGACCTTCAGCCAGCCGGACTACTACGCGCGGTTGAGCGAAGCCAGCCGCCGCACCCTGGGTTACCAGGGCGGCGTGATGACCGCCGAGGAAGCCCGGGCGTTTGAGCAGGACCCGTTGTGCGCCGTCAGCCTGCGGATGCGCCACTGGGACGAACAGGCCAAGGAAATGCACGTGCCGGTGCTGGACCTTGCAGTGCTGAAGTCCAAGGCCCGGCAACTGTTGGCGGTTTAG
- a CDS encoding TIGR03364 family FAD-dependent oxidoreductase: protein MTQLLIIGAGILGLSHAYAAAKRGLKVKVFERSATPLGASVRNFGQALVTGQPPGPMLDLARESREIWGQWAQLAGIQLKRNGSYLFARTEAEEHLLEAFCAGRAKAHGYRVELLQGAALHGLYGGQFAHHRAALHGLDDQQPYSREAIPALIDYLSRELDVEFHFSTLVRDIEPGQVHTTAGSFRGEQIIVCSGHDYQTLLAEQIGELNPQICRLQMLRARPAVALNLQHALLTGLSCVHYGAFADLPEAAPVQAEILRDVPHLHDNGIHLLISPTPYGELIIGDSHHYGSDPSPFNAEQVDNWMIELAEHTLGCRIQVVERWQGVYGSRGPGPFSFLRAAPGVSAALMHTGVGMSVGPAMAERNITELWGNA, encoded by the coding sequence ATGACACAGCTACTGATCATCGGCGCCGGCATCCTCGGCCTGTCCCATGCCTACGCGGCCGCCAAGCGCGGCCTCAAGGTCAAGGTCTTCGAACGCAGCGCCACACCGCTGGGCGCCTCCGTGCGCAACTTTGGCCAGGCACTGGTCACCGGCCAGCCGCCCGGGCCGATGCTCGACCTGGCCCGTGAAAGCCGCGAAATCTGGGGCCAGTGGGCACAGCTCGCCGGCATCCAGCTCAAGCGCAACGGCTCCTACCTGTTCGCCCGCACCGAAGCCGAAGAGCACCTGCTTGAGGCCTTCTGTGCCGGTCGCGCCAAGGCGCACGGTTATCGCGTTGAATTGCTCCAAGGCGCCGCCCTTCATGGCCTGTACGGCGGCCAGTTCGCCCACCACCGCGCCGCGCTTCACGGGCTGGACGATCAACAACCGTATTCCCGCGAAGCCATTCCGGCGCTGATCGACTACCTGAGTCGCGAACTCGATGTGGAGTTTCACTTCTCCACCTTGGTGCGCGACATCGAGCCCGGCCAGGTGCACACCACCGCCGGTTCCTTTCGTGGCGAGCAGATCATTGTTTGTTCCGGCCACGACTACCAGACGCTGCTCGCCGAGCAGATCGGCGAACTCAACCCGCAAATCTGTCGCCTGCAAATGCTGCGCGCCCGGCCTGCGGTGGCGTTGAACCTGCAACACGCCCTGCTGACCGGTCTTAGTTGCGTGCACTACGGTGCCTTCGCTGACTTGCCGGAAGCCGCGCCGGTGCAGGCCGAAATCCTGCGGGACGTGCCGCACTTGCATGACAACGGCATCCATCTGCTGATCAGCCCGACGCCTTACGGTGAACTGATCATCGGCGATTCCCACCATTACGGCAGCGATCCATCACCGTTCAATGCCGAACAGGTGGACAACTGGATGATCGAGCTGGCCGAACACACCTTGGGTTGCAGGATCCAGGTCGTGGAACGCTGGCAAGGTGTCTATGGTTCCCGTGGGCCGGGGCCGTTTTCATTCCTGCGGGCGGCACCGGGGGTGAGTGCGGCATTGATGCACACCGGTGTGGGCATGAGCGTCGGGCCGGCGATGGCCGAGCGCAATATCACAGAGCTATGGGGGAATGCGTGA
- a CDS encoding putative 2-aminoethylphosphonate ABC transporter substrate-binding protein has product MFKPLALAAAVLTAFSLNAFAAKTELTVYTALEAEQLKTYKQAFEKVNPDIEIKWVRDSTGIITAKLLAEKSRPQADVVWGLAASSLAILDQQGMLQNYAPADLGKIGANYRDAANPPAWVGMDVWAATICFNTVEAEKQGLSKPVSWQDLTKPEYKGKIVMPNPASSGTGFLDVSAWLQTFGEKQGWQYMDDLHQNIGQYVHSGSKPCKLAASGEFPIGISFEYPAVQLKRQGAPLDIILPKEGLGWDIEATAVIKGTAHADAAQKLADFSASPAAMELYKDNFAVLAQPGIAKPQTELPADYEQRLIKNDFAWASKNRDSILTEWRKRYDGKSEKVAAQ; this is encoded by the coding sequence ATGTTCAAGCCCCTGGCGTTAGCCGCTGCTGTGCTCACTGCGTTCAGCCTGAATGCCTTTGCCGCCAAGACCGAGTTGACCGTGTACACGGCCCTCGAAGCGGAGCAATTGAAGACCTACAAACAGGCCTTCGAAAAGGTTAACCCGGACATCGAAATCAAATGGGTGCGCGACTCCACCGGCATCATCACTGCCAAGCTGCTGGCGGAAAAATCCCGCCCGCAGGCTGACGTGGTTTGGGGCCTGGCGGCTTCCAGCCTGGCGATCCTCGACCAGCAAGGCATGCTGCAAAACTACGCCCCGGCAGACTTGGGCAAGATCGGCGCGAACTACCGCGACGCCGCCAACCCTCCGGCCTGGGTCGGCATGGACGTATGGGCCGCAACCATCTGTTTCAACACCGTCGAAGCCGAAAAGCAGGGCCTGAGCAAGCCGGTGAGCTGGCAGGACCTGACCAAGCCTGAGTACAAGGGCAAGATCGTGATGCCCAACCCAGCCTCGTCCGGCACCGGCTTCCTCGACGTCAGCGCCTGGCTGCAGACCTTCGGCGAGAAGCAGGGCTGGCAGTACATGGACGACCTGCACCAGAACATCGGCCAGTACGTTCACTCCGGCTCCAAGCCCTGCAAGCTGGCGGCGTCGGGTGAATTCCCGATTGGCATTTCCTTCGAATACCCGGCCGTGCAGTTGAAGCGCCAGGGCGCACCGCTGGACATCATCCTGCCCAAAGAAGGCCTGGGCTGGGACATCGAAGCTACCGCTGTGATCAAGGGCACTGCCCACGCGGACGCGGCGCAGAAACTCGCGGACTTCTCCGCAAGCCCGGCGGCGATGGAGCTGTACAAGGACAACTTCGCGGTACTGGCCCAGCCGGGTATTGCCAAGCCGCAGACCGAATTGCCGGCGGATTACGAGCAGCGGTTGATCAAGAACGACTTCGCCTGGGCCTCGAAAAACCGCGACAGCATCCTGACCGAATGGCGCAAGCGCTATGACGGCAAGTCGGAGAAGGTTGCCGCTCAGTAA
- a CDS encoding putative 2-aminoethylphosphonate ABC transporter permease subunit: MARDMTLPIPDNVARQVSRAERGDRIFVVGGKLLWLCLLGIAVLMPLLAIFWRGFSSEAGQGGGLVAARELVTSDNFHWLLGNSLKVSLSVAAIVVPLAYLFAYALQRTLIQGKAIWRGMSLLPLMAPSMLPGIALVYLFGNQGLLRGLLSDNIYGFWGIVLGEVIYTFPHALMILLSALSLADARLFDAASSMGASPARAFRSITWPATRQAVFAAFCLVFTLTITDFGVPVVVGGDYQVLALEAYKAVVGQQQFGRGALIGMVLLLPALFSFGVDAWLRRRHGDSMSGRAQVFQPAPSKLRDGCYLAIVLLICASLLLVFGMAVYSSLVKFWPYNLSLSLAHYQFEDMAGGGWLAYRNSITMALCTALIGSVLIFSGAYLMEKTKGQKGLNLALRMLSFVPMAVPGLVLGLGYVFFFNLNGNPLHVLYGTMTLLVVCTIAHYLTTAQMTATTALRQLDAEFEAAALSLKAPLYRHYLRVTVPICLPALLDIVRYLFVSAMTTVSAAIFLYSPDTILAAVAVLNMDDAGNVGGAAAMSTLILFTSAGVSLLLAWASRGVLRRSQAWRQTAPGR; encoded by the coding sequence ATGGCCCGCGATATGACGCTGCCGATACCCGATAACGTGGCTCGTCAGGTTTCCCGTGCCGAACGCGGCGACCGTATTTTTGTCGTCGGCGGCAAGCTGCTTTGGCTGTGCCTGCTGGGCATCGCGGTATTGATGCCGCTGCTGGCGATCTTCTGGCGCGGCTTCAGCAGTGAAGCCGGGCAGGGCGGCGGCCTGGTGGCAGCGCGGGAACTGGTCACCAGCGACAATTTCCATTGGTTGCTCGGTAACAGCCTGAAGGTTTCCCTCAGCGTGGCGGCCATCGTCGTACCGCTGGCTTACCTGTTTGCCTACGCCTTGCAACGCACCTTGATACAGGGCAAGGCGATCTGGCGCGGCATGTCGCTACTGCCATTGATGGCGCCATCGATGCTGCCCGGGATTGCACTGGTCTACCTGTTCGGTAACCAGGGCCTGTTGCGCGGGCTGCTATCGGACAACATCTATGGCTTCTGGGGCATTGTCCTCGGTGAAGTGATCTACACCTTTCCCCATGCCTTGATGATTCTGCTGTCAGCGCTTTCCCTGGCGGATGCACGACTGTTCGATGCCGCATCGAGCATGGGCGCCAGCCCGGCGCGGGCGTTTCGCAGCATCACCTGGCCGGCGACGCGCCAGGCCGTGTTTGCCGCGTTTTGCCTGGTGTTCACCCTGACCATCACCGACTTCGGTGTGCCCGTCGTCGTGGGTGGTGACTACCAGGTGCTGGCGCTGGAAGCCTACAAGGCCGTGGTCGGCCAGCAGCAATTTGGTCGCGGTGCCTTGATCGGCATGGTCCTGCTGCTGCCGGCACTGTTCAGTTTCGGGGTCGACGCCTGGTTGCGCCGTCGCCATGGCGACTCCATGAGCGGTCGCGCCCAGGTGTTCCAGCCGGCGCCGTCGAAGCTGCGGGATGGCTGCTACCTGGCCATCGTCCTGCTGATCTGCGCGAGCTTGCTGCTGGTGTTCGGCATGGCGGTCTACTCATCGCTGGTAAAATTCTGGCCCTACAACCTGTCGCTGTCGCTGGCCCACTACCAGTTCGAAGACATGGCCGGCGGCGGTTGGCTGGCCTATCGCAACAGCATCACCATGGCCCTGTGCACCGCGTTGATCGGTAGCGTGTTGATCTTCAGCGGCGCCTACCTGATGGAGAAAACCAAGGGCCAGAAGGGCCTGAACCTGGCGCTGCGCATGCTCAGTTTCGTGCCGATGGCGGTGCCGGGGTTGGTGTTGGGCCTGGGCTACGTGTTCTTTTTCAACCTCAACGGCAACCCGCTGCACGTGCTCTACGGCACCATGACGTTGCTGGTGGTATGCACCATTGCTCACTATTTGACCACCGCCCAAATGACCGCCACCACGGCCCTGCGCCAGTTGGACGCGGAATTCGAAGCCGCCGCGCTGTCGCTTAAGGCGCCGCTGTACCGCCATTACCTGCGGGTCACCGTGCCGATCTGCCTGCCGGCGTTGCTGGACATCGTGCGCTACCTGTTCGTGTCGGCGATGACCACCGTTTCCGCCGCGATCTTCCTCTACAGCCCCGACACCATCCTCGCCGCCGTCGCCGTACTGAACATGGACGACGCCGGCAACGTTGGCGGTGCGGCGGCCATGTCGACCCTGATTCTGTTCACCTCGGCGGGCGTGTCCTTGCTGCTGGCGTGGGCCTCACGCGGCGTGTTGCGTCGCTCCCAGGCCTGGCGCCAAACCGCGCCCGGCCGATAA
- a CDS encoding LysR family transcriptional regulator, which translates to MLSAELKAFYMVARLGSITQAAKKLGLSQPTVTTQIRHLESQYSVELFYRGGRRLTVSDEGARLLPMVKALLQQESDIEFFLRNSGQVQGALRIAATAPYYILDLVKAFRERLPQVEVSVEIGNSLQVLEALDEYRVDVAASSQLLEDPRLIRRVLGMDPLVLAVHRNHPLAVLDHVPLTALAGHTLLMREPGSTTRRLTEEMLQGAGVSYGPLLEIGSRESIREAVLRNIGISIIARQEVPHDPQLRVLTIENAPQIPEYLYCLKERKGARLPAAFLGLAQEMSPI; encoded by the coding sequence GTGCTGAGTGCCGAGCTGAAGGCGTTTTACATGGTCGCCCGCCTGGGCAGCATTACCCAGGCGGCGAAAAAGCTCGGCCTGAGCCAGCCCACGGTGACCACCCAGATTCGGCACCTGGAAAGCCAGTACTCGGTAGAGTTGTTCTACCGTGGCGGGCGTCGCCTGACTGTCAGCGACGAAGGCGCGCGGCTGTTGCCGATGGTCAAGGCATTGTTGCAGCAGGAAAGCGATATCGAGTTTTTCCTGCGCAACAGTGGCCAGGTACAAGGTGCGCTGAGGATTGCCGCGACGGCGCCGTATTACATCCTCGATCTGGTTAAAGCCTTCCGCGAGCGGCTGCCGCAGGTTGAGGTTTCGGTCGAGATCGGCAACTCCCTGCAGGTGCTGGAAGCGCTGGATGAATACCGCGTTGATGTCGCGGCCTCATCGCAGTTGCTTGAAGACCCACGGCTGATTCGCCGGGTACTGGGCATGGACCCGCTGGTGCTGGCGGTGCATCGCAATCATCCGCTGGCGGTGCTCGACCACGTACCGCTGACCGCGCTGGCCGGGCATACCTTGCTGATGCGCGAGCCGGGCTCCACCACCCGACGGCTGACCGAAGAGATGTTGCAGGGCGCCGGCGTGAGCTACGGGCCGCTGCTGGAGATCGGCAGCCGGGAATCGATCCGTGAGGCGGTGCTGCGCAATATCGGCATCAGCATCATTGCCCGCCAGGAAGTGCCCCATGACCCGCAGTTGCGCGTGCTGACCATCGAGAATGCGCCGCAGATTCCCGAGTATTTGTACTGCCTTAAAGAGCGAAAGGGCGCACGATTGCCGGCGGCTTTCCTGGGGTTGGCGCAGGAAATGTCGCCGATCTGA